One Paenibacillus sp. FSL W8-0186 genomic window carries:
- a CDS encoding VWA domain-containing protein, giving the protein MGVQFNHPWVLLLLILAAAGAFYAYRSDFRLHGGRKKWAVGLRAAIVILLILALAGFQTFTLVKNKEVVFLIDRSASMEDTDTALAWAVQAAGAKGEQDSIAVVSAGLDGAIEKNLDPLPLSNGGARAEVNAAFTNLEKGLQLAGSLFGGQGNQRIVVISDGEENVGDALSAARMLKERGIAVDVLQAPSKERKDVAVESLHLPEKLYRAESFTFEVALRSTFSGSGELRLYEDNREIGRKTVALERGENRFALQGLAKEPGLHRYKAEIFIDGDEQAANNESYAFTRVTGSPKVLIVEGKPGTSSNLENALKSGLIQYAVIDPGMLPVELAKYAGYDSIIFNNVSGEQVGGKQMELIEQAVRSYGIGFMMVGGEESFGMGGYFKTPIEKLLPVSMELQGKREIPSLGLILVIDRSGSMEGDNIRLAKESAMRTVEMLRSKDTVGVVAFDDRPWWVVEPTKLGDQKDDVIAKINSIPSAGGTDIYPAVAEATDKLLGIEAQRKHIILLTDGQSAVNSGYTELLNTMNDNHMTMSTVAVGDGADTQLLESLARGAKGRYYFVKDATTLPTIFSREAAVIARTYIVDKPFVPAIVQPGDWRESLSGGLPTIYGYVAASAKSTAQTVLASPEPDPLLARWQYGSGRTVAWTSDLTGKWSRDWVSWPGFPDAFADMVKWTFPQFSAAPFEVSTTVKGNEVYFEVAASEGVVPPDELEAVISGEDLNDAAVPLIQTSPGIYSGVTVVREPGSFLLHLQGKRGDEVVEGGGTGTGFVIPYSPEYRIVTEDAGEQLAKLADLTGGRVLAWEEPGAAFDFPVQPHKSLLSWERALLIAALLLWLADIAVRRLALPWGRMAERLAAAAMPWRRRGGTPAAAEAGAAPAGADAGLARLAARKARTASFYGAEGGGDSIAPGEPAPHRARPPAGGTGGEPAGPAPRARPASPPQEEAGGTGPGAAEAPGEGTLGRLLEAKRRGRR; this is encoded by the coding sequence GTGGGCGTTCAATTTAATCATCCGTGGGTATTGCTGCTGCTGATTTTGGCCGCTGCTGGTGCATTTTACGCGTACCGTTCGGATTTCCGCCTGCATGGCGGGAGGAAGAAATGGGCCGTCGGCCTGCGGGCGGCGATCGTTATTTTGCTGATATTGGCCCTGGCCGGTTTTCAGACCTTTACATTGGTTAAAAATAAGGAAGTCGTGTTTCTGATCGACCGTTCCGCCAGCATGGAGGATACGGATACCGCATTGGCCTGGGCCGTGCAGGCAGCGGGGGCCAAAGGGGAGCAGGACAGCATTGCCGTCGTATCAGCCGGGCTGGATGGCGCCATCGAGAAGAATCTCGATCCCCTGCCGCTGTCTAATGGCGGAGCCCGGGCCGAGGTGAATGCGGCTTTTACCAATCTGGAGAAGGGGCTTCAACTGGCCGGCAGTCTGTTCGGGGGCCAAGGGAACCAGCGGATCGTCGTCATCTCGGACGGCGAAGAAAATGTAGGAGATGCCCTCTCCGCAGCAAGAATGCTGAAGGAGAGAGGGATTGCTGTCGACGTGCTCCAGGCCCCGTCTAAAGAGCGGAAGGATGTCGCCGTCGAATCGCTGCATCTTCCGGAGAAGCTGTATAGAGCGGAGTCTTTTACGTTCGAGGTAGCGCTACGCAGTACTTTTTCCGGCAGCGGAGAGCTTCGCTTGTATGAGGATAACCGGGAGATCGGGCGCAAAACGGTTGCGCTGGAGCGGGGGGAGAACCGCTTCGCCCTGCAAGGCCTGGCCAAGGAACCGGGGCTTCATCGCTACAAGGCGGAAATATTCATAGACGGGGATGAGCAGGCGGCGAACAATGAAAGTTATGCGTTTACCCGCGTCACCGGCAGCCCGAAGGTGCTGATCGTGGAAGGCAAGCCGGGAACGTCCTCCAATCTGGAGAACGCGCTGAAATCAGGATTAATTCAATATGCAGTCATCGACCCCGGCATGCTTCCGGTGGAGTTGGCGAAATATGCCGGCTATGACAGCATTATTTTCAATAATGTGTCCGGCGAACAGGTTGGCGGCAAGCAGATGGAGCTTATCGAGCAGGCGGTACGTTCCTACGGCATCGGTTTTATGATGGTCGGCGGAGAAGAGAGCTTCGGCATGGGCGGATATTTCAAGACGCCGATCGAGAAGCTGCTGCCGGTATCGATGGAGCTGCAGGGCAAGCGGGAAATTCCGTCTCTGGGGCTGATTCTCGTCATAGACCGTTCGGGCAGCATGGAAGGAGACAACATCAGGCTGGCCAAGGAATCGGCGATGCGGACGGTGGAGATGCTGCGCTCCAAGGACACGGTTGGGGTTGTCGCATTTGACGACAGGCCGTGGTGGGTCGTAGAGCCGACGAAGCTCGGCGACCAGAAAGACGATGTTATTGCCAAAATCAACAGCATTCCGAGCGCGGGCGGGACGGATATCTACCCTGCCGTAGCGGAGGCGACGGATAAACTGCTGGGCATTGAGGCCCAGCGCAAGCATATCATCCTGCTCACGGATGGACAGTCGGCGGTCAATTCGGGTTATACTGAGCTGCTAAACACGATGAATGACAACCATATGACGATGTCGACCGTGGCTGTCGGCGACGGCGCGGACACACAGCTGCTGGAATCGCTCGCCCGAGGGGCCAAGGGGCGTTATTATTTCGTTAAAGACGCAACGACGCTGCCTACGATATTCAGCCGGGAAGCGGCCGTGATCGCCAGAACCTATATTGTGGACAAACCTTTTGTTCCGGCGATTGTGCAGCCTGGAGACTGGCGCGAATCGTTATCCGGCGGGCTGCCGACCATCTACGGTTATGTAGCCGCATCGGCCAAATCGACGGCGCAGACGGTGCTGGCGAGCCCGGAACCCGACCCGCTGCTCGCCCGTTGGCAATACGGTTCTGGACGAACCGTGGCCTGGACGAGCGATTTGACGGGAAAATGGTCGCGTGATTGGGTGAGTTGGCCGGGCTTCCCGGATGCGTTTGCGGATATGGTGAAATGGACTTTCCCCCAATTTTCGGCTGCTCCATTTGAAGTGAGCACGACGGTGAAGGGGAATGAGGTTTATTTTGAAGTGGCTGCATCGGAAGGCGTAGTACCGCCCGATGAGCTGGAAGCGGTCATTTCCGGCGAGGATCTGAATGATGCTGCCGTGCCGCTCATCCAGACATCACCCGGAATCTACAGCGGAGTGACGGTAGTAAGGGAGCCGGGCTCCTTTCTGCTTCATTTGCAGGGCAAGCGCGGGGATGAAGTCGTGGAAGGCGGGGGAACGGGCACAGGGTTCGTAATTCCCTATTCTCCGGAGTACCGGATCGTGACAGAGGACGCCGGGGAGCAGCTGGCCAAGCTGGCCGATTTAACGGGCGGACGCGTGCTGGCTTGGGAGGAGCCGGGCGCGGCGTTCGACTTCCCGGTGCAGCCGCACAAGTCGCTGCTCAGCTGGGAGCGCGCGCTGCTCATCGCCGCGCTGCTGCTCTGGCTCGCCGACATCGCCGTGCGCCGTCTGGCGCTGCCCTGGGGCCGCATGGCGGAGCGGCTTGCTGCCGCCGCCATGCCCTGGCGCCGCCGCGGCGGTACGCCTGCAGCGGCAGAAGCCGGCGCCGCCCCTGCGGGAGCGGACGCCGGGCTGGCCCGGCTGGCCGCGCGCAAGGCGCGAACGGCCAGCTTCTACGGCGCAGAGGGCGGGGGCGATAGTATCGCCCCCGGGGAGCCTGCGCCGCATAGGGCCCGTCCGCCTGCTGGCGGGACGGGCGGAGAGCCCGCGGGGCCAGCGCCGCGGGCCAGGCCGGCTTCCCCTCCGCAGGAGGAAGCCGGAGGCACGGGGCCCGGCGCAGCCGAGGCGCCGGGCGAGGGCACGCTTGGCCGGCTGCTGGAGGCCAAGCGGCGGGGGCGGCGCTAG
- the tkt gene encoding transketolase, translating into MPLSDNKVIENLSITTIRTLAIDAIEKAKSGHPGMPMGAAPMGYQLFAKTMTHNPDQPTWINRDRFVLSAGHGSMLLYSLLHLSGYDLSLDDLKQFRQWGSKTPGHPEFGHTAGVDATTGPLGQGIAMAVGMALAETQLAATYNKGDYKIIDHYTYGICGDGDLMEGVASEAASLAGHLKLGKLIFLYDSNDITLDGKLNLSFSENVRQRFDAYGWQTLLVEDGNDLDAIEKAIAEAKADTERPTLIEVKTVIGYGSPNKQGKGGSGGTHGSPLGADEAKLTKEYYKWVYEEDFYVPEEVREHFAKVKEQGIAANKAWDELFAKYKAEYPELAAQFELAIAGDLPEGWDADLPKYSAEDKPVSTRVASGNALNGLTGGVPQLLGGSADLESSTMTHLKGLPLYTPESREGRNLYFGVREFAMAAAMNGIALHSGLKVFGGTFFVFTDYLRPAVRLSALMGLPVTYVLTHDSIAVGEDGPTHEPIEQLASLRIIPNLTVIRPADANETSAAWAYAVENKGNPVALVLTRQNLPVLEGTAEKAREGVQRGGYVVSEAKDGKPVAQLIASGSEVQLAVKAQAALAEEGIHVRVVSLSSWDLFDKQDQTYKDSVILPDVKARVAIEMAHPFGWERYVGEKGSIMGISTFGASAPGDKVIAEYGFTVENVVKHVKEQLK; encoded by the coding sequence ATGCCACTTTCAGACAACAAGGTCATCGAAAATTTGTCGATCACTACGATTCGTACTCTTGCCATAGATGCGATCGAGAAAGCTAAGTCGGGCCACCCGGGCATGCCGATGGGGGCAGCGCCAATGGGTTACCAGCTGTTCGCCAAAACGATGACGCACAACCCTGACCAACCAACCTGGATCAACCGCGACCGCTTCGTTTTGTCCGCCGGACACGGCTCCATGCTGCTCTACAGCCTGCTGCACCTGAGCGGTTATGATCTTTCTCTTGACGACCTCAAGCAATTCCGCCAATGGGGCAGTAAAACGCCGGGTCACCCTGAATTCGGACATACCGCAGGGGTAGATGCGACGACAGGTCCGCTTGGACAAGGTATTGCGATGGCCGTGGGTATGGCTCTGGCCGAAACTCAATTGGCGGCTACTTACAACAAGGGCGATTACAAAATCATCGACCACTATACTTACGGTATTTGCGGCGACGGAGACCTGATGGAAGGCGTAGCTAGTGAAGCGGCTTCTCTCGCAGGCCATCTGAAGCTTGGCAAGCTGATCTTCCTGTACGACTCCAACGACATTACGCTGGACGGCAAATTGAACCTGAGCTTCTCCGAGAATGTAAGACAGCGTTTTGACGCATACGGCTGGCAAACGCTGCTTGTAGAAGACGGCAATGATTTGGATGCGATCGAAAAAGCTATCGCTGAGGCCAAAGCGGATACCGAGCGTCCTACACTGATCGAAGTGAAGACGGTTATCGGTTACGGCAGCCCGAACAAGCAAGGTAAAGGCGGATCCGGCGGAACGCACGGTTCACCGCTCGGCGCGGATGAAGCGAAGCTGACGAAAGAATATTACAAATGGGTATATGAAGAGGACTTCTACGTTCCTGAAGAAGTGCGCGAGCATTTTGCAAAAGTTAAAGAACAAGGCATTGCTGCAAATAAAGCCTGGGATGAGCTTTTTGCGAAATACAAAGCAGAATACCCAGAGCTGGCAGCTCAATTCGAGCTTGCTATTGCGGGCGATCTTCCAGAGGGCTGGGATGCTGATCTTCCTAAATACAGTGCAGAGGACAAACCGGTATCGACGCGCGTGGCGTCCGGTAATGCGCTTAACGGCTTGACTGGCGGCGTTCCTCAACTTCTTGGCGGATCCGCTGACCTTGAAAGCTCGACGATGACTCACCTGAAAGGATTGCCGCTCTACACACCTGAATCGCGTGAAGGCCGCAACCTGTATTTTGGTGTTCGCGAGTTTGCCATGGCTGCTGCGATGAACGGTATTGCGCTGCATAGCGGCCTTAAAGTATTCGGCGGTACGTTCTTCGTCTTTACAGACTACTTGCGTCCGGCAGTACGGTTGTCTGCGTTGATGGGGCTTCCGGTTACTTATGTTCTTACGCATGACAGTATCGCAGTCGGCGAAGACGGACCTACGCATGAACCGATTGAACAGCTTGCTTCCCTGCGCATCATTCCTAACCTGACGGTGATTCGTCCGGCTGATGCCAACGAGACATCTGCGGCTTGGGCTTATGCGGTAGAGAACAAAGGCAATCCGGTAGCGCTGGTACTGACTCGTCAAAACTTGCCTGTGCTCGAAGGTACGGCCGAGAAAGCCCGCGAAGGTGTACAACGCGGCGGATACGTTGTATCTGAAGCGAAGGACGGCAAACCGGTTGCTCAGCTGATTGCTTCTGGTTCTGAGGTGCAATTGGCGGTTAAAGCACAAGCGGCGCTTGCTGAGGAAGGCATCCATGTTCGCGTTGTCAGCCTGTCCAGCTGGGATCTGTTCGACAAGCAGGATCAAACGTACAAAGATTCTGTTATTCTCCCAGACGTTAAAGCACGCGTAGCTATTGAAATGGCACATCCGTTCGGATGGGAGCGTTACGTTGGCGAGAAAGGCTCTATTATGGGCATTAGCACGTTCGGCGCATCTGCACCTGGCGACAAAGTCATTGCAGAGTACGGCTTTACGGTCGAGAACGTTGTGAAGCATGTAAAAGAGCAGTTGAAATAG